A single genomic interval of Eurosta solidaginis isolate ZX-2024a chromosome 3, ASM4086904v1, whole genome shotgun sequence harbors:
- the LOC137243700 gene encoding uncharacterized protein, translating into MTHTRLLSSMQIWSCITLTLILFRGYTNCDSFCKFTNIRCHSYDETKIFYKACHLIPERGEDGYATIHAVMREEAREANISIRLLRRANGWKPFLYNVNIDGCKFMRNPKANSVVSFFYSILKEFSNINHTCPYNQDLIVNKFHLTKDLVKLPFPIGEYALDTVWRVNGQLWTRVNASCKSSIDM; encoded by the exons ATGACACACACAAGATTGCTAAGCTCTATGCAGATTTGGAGTTGCATAACATTAACGTTAATTCTATTTCGGGGCTATACT AATTGTGATTCATTTTGCAAATTTACAAACATAAGGTGTCACTCCTACGACGAAACGAAAATATTTTACAAGGCCTGTCACTTAATACCGGAACGTGGTGAAGATGGTTATGCCACGATTCATGCGGTTATGAGGGAAGAAGCAAGAGAAGCAAAT atATCCATTCGATTACTGAGGCGCGCAAATGGTTGGAAACCATTTTTATATAATGTGAATATTGATGGATGTAAATTTATGAGAAATCCCAAAGCCAACTCAGTGGTCTCATTTTTCTACAGCATATTGAAAGAGTTCAGCAATATAAATCACACTTGTCCATATAAT CAAGACTTGATTGTGAACAAATTTCACCTTACCAAAGATTTAGTTAAACTACCCTTTCCCATTGGAGAATATGCTCTAGACACCGTTTGGCGTGTGAACGGACAATTATGGACTCGTGTTAATGCTTCGTGCAAAAGTTCAATTGATATGTAA